In the Maribacter sp. MJ134 genome, one interval contains:
- a CDS encoding helix-turn-helix domain-containing protein: MSNPSAKKPNFIEQAEALILENLANEQFGVSELAEALHMSRSNLLRKIKKQTQLSASQFIRQVRLKESMKLLKEDSSTVSEISYQVGFGSTSYFIKCFREQYGYSPGELGKSDVEVEIEQIKPNYLKLYQWPIIAATSLALILVAIILFNKKDAINEPKIEKSIAVLPFKNESSDSTNLYFVNGLMESALNNIQKIEDLRVISRTSVEKYRKTDKGIPEIAEELHVNYLVEGSGQRVGDQVLLNIQLINASTDTPIWVEQYSREVEDIFELQNDVAKKIADAIAAVVTPTELEQIEKKPTENLLAYDYYLQALDPYYSRSEEGLEKAISLFEKAIEQDPEFALAYANIAISYYLLEMSQIEKQYTEKINSFADKALLYDSKSAESLVAKAFYYIQTKEYKLALPHLNKALEYNPNSSLAVQMLAEFYSHMLPNTDKYLEYALKGVQLTVASDSITQSYTYLQLSNALVSSGFADEALKYINSSLDYNAENFYAPHLKAFILFAKDGNIERTRNLLIKEWKKDTTRLDILQDIGKLYYIEENYDSAYFYFKKFVETREANSLDIYLQENVKIALVYKEMGLDKEAEKLFNDFSEYCEGDQSIYRSVNLVWKYAYEGKINEAIEQLRIFSETENYLYWFLLIEDEPLIKPLKSHPDFEEIMQKIKDRFWKNQAELKISLDEEGLL, from the coding sequence ATGTCAAATCCATCGGCCAAAAAACCAAACTTTATAGAACAAGCGGAAGCCCTAATTCTGGAAAATTTGGCCAACGAACAATTTGGGGTGTCCGAACTTGCGGAAGCTCTGCACATGAGCCGATCCAACCTGCTCCGGAAGATCAAGAAACAGACACAGCTTTCTGCAAGCCAGTTTATACGTCAAGTCCGTCTTAAGGAATCAATGAAACTGCTAAAGGAAGATTCTTCAACGGTTTCCGAAATTTCATATCAAGTAGGTTTTGGAAGCACTTCCTATTTCATTAAATGCTTTCGAGAACAGTACGGATATTCTCCTGGGGAGCTTGGAAAAAGTGATGTAGAAGTTGAAATCGAACAGATTAAACCAAACTATTTGAAACTATACCAATGGCCGATTATTGCTGCAACATCCTTAGCACTGATACTTGTAGCCATAATACTGTTCAATAAAAAGGATGCTATAAATGAACCGAAAATTGAAAAATCCATTGCAGTATTGCCCTTTAAGAATGAGAGCAGCGATTCCACCAATCTTTATTTTGTAAACGGACTGATGGAATCTGCTTTGAACAACATTCAGAAGATTGAAGACCTGCGGGTCATCAGTAGAACCTCGGTAGAGAAATATAGAAAAACGGACAAGGGTATTCCAGAGATTGCCGAGGAGCTGCATGTGAACTACTTGGTAGAAGGTAGCGGTCAGCGTGTCGGTGATCAGGTGTTGCTCAACATACAATTGATCAACGCTTCTACGGACACCCCTATTTGGGTAGAACAGTACAGTCGGGAAGTTGAGGACATTTTTGAATTGCAAAACGACGTGGCCAAGAAAATTGCAGATGCCATTGCAGCCGTCGTAACACCGACAGAACTGGAGCAAATTGAAAAAAAACCAACTGAAAACCTATTGGCCTATGATTACTACCTACAGGCATTGGACCCTTATTATTCTCGCTCAGAAGAAGGCTTGGAAAAGGCCATTTCATTATTCGAAAAAGCTATAGAACAGGATCCAGAATTTGCCCTCGCCTATGCCAACATCGCTATCTCATACTATCTTCTAGAAATGTCGCAAATAGAGAAACAGTACACCGAAAAGATTAACAGCTTTGCGGATAAGGCCTTGCTTTACGATTCAAAATCCGCCGAAAGCTTGGTCGCAAAGGCCTTCTACTATATACAAACTAAGGAGTACAAATTAGCCTTACCACATCTTAATAAGGCACTGGAGTATAATCCTAATTCATCGTTGGCAGTACAAATGCTTGCGGAATTTTATTCGCATATGCTGCCCAATACTGATAAATACCTAGAGTACGCATTAAAAGGGGTTCAGCTAACCGTTGCTAGTGATTCCATTACTCAGAGCTATACGTATTTACAACTAAGTAATGCGCTTGTATCGTCAGGATTTGCAGATGAAGCTTTAAAATATATTAACAGTTCGTTGGATTATAATGCTGAAAATTTTTATGCTCCACATTTAAAGGCATTTATACTGTTCGCCAAGGACGGTAATATTGAGCGTACAAGGAATTTGTTGATAAAGGAATGGAAGAAAGATACGACTCGGCTTGATATTTTACAGGACATAGGGAAGTTGTACTACATCGAGGAAAATTATGACAGTGCCTACTTCTATTTTAAAAAATTTGTGGAAACCAGGGAAGCAAATAGTCTGGATATTTATTTACAGGAAAATGTCAAAATTGCACTGGTCTATAAAGAGATGGGATTGGACAAGGAAGCTGAGAAACTATTTAATGATTTCTCTGAATATTGCGAAGGAGATCAATCCATTTATAGAAGTGTGAATCTGGTTTGGAAATACGCTTATGAAGGAAAAATCAATGAGGCTATCGAACAGCTTAGAATATTTTCCGAAACAGAGAATTATCTGTATTGGTTTTTATTAATCGAAGATGAACCATTGATAAAACCATTAAAGAGCCATCCAGATTTTGAGGAAATTATGCAGAAAATTAAGGATAGATTTTGGAAAAATCAGGCCGAGTTAAAAATATCTCTGGATGAAGAAGGCTTGCTATAA
- the uvrA gene encoding excinuclease ABC subunit UvrA, giving the protein MINYEENIEVKGARVHNLKNIDVTIPREKLVVITGLSGSGKSSLAFDTIYAEGQRRYIETFSAYARQFLGGLERPDVDKIDGLSPVIAIEQKTTSKSPRSTVGTITEVYDFLRLLFARAGDAHSYNTGEKMVSYSDAQIKELIITSYRDKKINVLAPIIKSRKGHYRELFEQIGKQGFVKVRVDGEIKDIVKGMKVDRYKTHDIEIVIDRLKVIENDDLHKRLGETINTAMYSGDNVLMVLEEGTEVPRYFSRDLMCPSTGISYPTPEPNTFSFNSPKGMCQRCSGLGHVYEVNELKIFPNKKLSIKGGGIAPLGEYKKSWAFKQIETIAQRYEFNLTDPIQKIPEEAIAILLNGGQESFEIDSKSLGVKRTYKIDYEGISNFIKSQFDNAESTSIKRWAKEYMDKISCPACEGSRLRKESLYFRINDKNIAQLANLDIAELAAFFEKLEAKLEGNQLKIAEEIIKEIRTRIRFLLDVGLDYLSLNRSSKSLSGGEAQRIRLATQIGSQLVGVLYILDEPSIGLHQRDNNRLIKSLESLRDIGNSVIVVEHDRDMIERADHVIDIGPKAGKHGGEIISEGKPEHLKKHNTLTADYITGVKEIAVPKTRRKGNGKKIILSGCTGNNLKNIKVEFPLGKMIGVTGVSGSGKSTLINETLYPIMNAHYFNGVKKPMPYKKITGLEHVDKVIDINQSPIGRTPRSNPATYTGVFSEIRALFTKTPEAAIRGYKPGRFSFNVKGGRCETCQGGGLRVIEMNFLPDVYVECETCNGKRFNRETLEIRYKGKSISDVLEMTINEAASFFELIPKIHRKLKTIQDVGLGYISLGQQSTTLSGGEAQRIKLATELSKRDTGNTFYILDEPTTGLHFEDIRVLMEVLNKLADKGNTVLVIEHNLDVIKMVDYVIDIGYEGGRSGGQLVASGTPEKICKDKKSYTAEFLRKELKL; this is encoded by the coding sequence ATGATTAATTACGAAGAAAATATAGAGGTTAAGGGCGCTAGGGTTCATAATCTTAAGAATATAGATGTTACCATTCCAAGGGAAAAACTTGTCGTAATCACAGGCTTATCCGGTAGTGGAAAATCTTCCTTGGCCTTTGATACGATTTATGCGGAAGGACAGCGACGATATATAGAAACATTCTCCGCTTATGCCAGGCAATTTTTAGGTGGTCTAGAACGTCCGGACGTTGACAAAATCGACGGTCTGTCCCCGGTAATAGCCATAGAGCAGAAAACAACTTCAAAATCGCCAAGATCAACGGTAGGGACAATTACAGAGGTATACGATTTTCTTCGATTGCTTTTTGCACGAGCTGGGGACGCGCATAGTTACAATACGGGAGAAAAAATGGTGAGTTATAGTGATGCGCAAATAAAAGAGCTCATCATCACCTCGTATCGCGATAAGAAAATCAACGTTTTAGCACCCATCATAAAATCAAGAAAAGGGCATTACCGAGAACTTTTTGAACAAATCGGAAAGCAAGGTTTCGTAAAAGTGAGGGTTGACGGGGAGATTAAGGACATTGTTAAGGGTATGAAGGTTGACCGTTATAAAACTCATGACATAGAGATTGTAATAGACCGACTGAAAGTTATTGAAAACGATGATTTACATAAACGCCTAGGAGAGACCATAAATACCGCCATGTACAGTGGAGATAATGTATTAATGGTCTTAGAGGAAGGGACCGAAGTACCGCGTTATTTTAGTCGGGACCTAATGTGTCCGTCAACGGGTATCTCCTATCCTACTCCAGAACCAAATACGTTTTCGTTCAATTCCCCTAAGGGAATGTGCCAACGCTGTAGTGGCCTAGGACATGTCTATGAAGTAAACGAGCTAAAAATCTTCCCTAATAAAAAACTATCTATTAAAGGTGGAGGCATTGCCCCATTGGGGGAATACAAAAAATCTTGGGCGTTTAAACAAATTGAAACAATAGCCCAACGTTATGAGTTTAATTTAACTGATCCTATTCAAAAGATTCCTGAAGAGGCTATTGCGATTCTATTAAATGGTGGCCAAGAAAGTTTTGAAATAGATTCCAAGTCTTTAGGTGTAAAGCGTACCTATAAAATTGACTACGAAGGTATTTCCAATTTCATAAAAAGTCAGTTCGATAATGCCGAGTCTACCTCCATTAAAAGATGGGCCAAGGAATACATGGATAAGATTAGTTGTCCTGCCTGCGAGGGAAGTAGGCTTAGAAAGGAATCCCTCTATTTTAGAATCAACGATAAGAATATTGCCCAGTTGGCAAATCTAGATATCGCCGAACTTGCTGCATTTTTTGAAAAATTAGAGGCTAAACTAGAAGGAAACCAGCTAAAAATCGCTGAGGAAATCATAAAAGAAATACGCACTAGAATCAGATTCCTTTTAGATGTAGGTCTGGACTATCTTTCCTTGAACAGGAGTTCAAAGTCCCTATCGGGTGGTGAGGCACAGCGAATACGATTAGCAACGCAGATTGGCTCACAACTAGTAGGCGTTCTCTATATTTTGGACGAACCAAGTATTGGTCTACACCAGAGGGACAATAACCGATTAATAAAGTCCTTGGAATCACTAAGAGACATCGGTAATTCTGTTATCGTCGTAGAGCACGATAGGGACATGATAGAACGCGCAGACCATGTAATAGATATAGGACCTAAAGCAGGTAAGCACGGTGGTGAGATTATCTCCGAAGGCAAACCAGAACACCTTAAAAAACACAATACACTCACTGCAGATTATATTACGGGAGTTAAAGAGATCGCCGTACCCAAGACGAGAAGAAAGGGCAACGGTAAGAAAATTATCCTGTCCGGCTGCACGGGAAATAATTTAAAAAATATTAAAGTTGAATTCCCCTTAGGTAAAATGATTGGTGTTACGGGCGTTTCCGGAAGTGGTAAATCTACCTTGATAAACGAGACACTGTACCCTATTATGAACGCCCATTATTTTAACGGCGTCAAAAAGCCAATGCCTTATAAAAAGATTACCGGATTAGAGCATGTAGATAAGGTAATAGACATTAACCAATCTCCGATAGGCAGAACACCACGTTCTAATCCTGCCACCTACACAGGGGTATTTAGCGAAATTCGAGCCTTGTTCACCAAAACTCCAGAGGCCGCCATTAGAGGTTACAAACCGGGTCGTTTTAGTTTCAACGTTAAAGGGGGACGCTGCGAAACCTGCCAAGGTGGTGGACTTAGAGTGATAGAGATGAATTTTCTTCCGGACGTCTATGTGGAATGCGAAACCTGTAATGGAAAAAGATTTAATCGGGAAACTTTAGAAATTCGCTATAAAGGCAAATCCATCTCGGACGTATTAGAAATGACAATAAATGAAGCCGCATCTTTTTTTGAACTTATACCCAAAATACATCGTAAGTTAAAAACGATACAGGATGTTGGTTTGGGTTACATATCCTTAGGGCAACAAAGTACAACCCTTTCTGGTGGTGAAGCACAACGAATAAAACTGGCTACAGAACTATCCAAGAGGGATACCGGTAATACATTTTATATCTTGGACGAGCCCACAACAGGCCTCCATTTTGAAGATATTAGGGTTTTAATGGAAGTTTTGAACAAATTGGCGGACAAAGGAAATACGGTATTGGTCATAGAACACAATTTGGACGTAATCAAAATGGTAGATTATGTGATTGACATAGGCTATGAAGGAGGCCGTTCTGGAGGTCAGTTAGTGGCCTCGGGAACGCCAGAGAAAATTTGTAAGGACAAAAAGAGTTATACGGCAGAGTTTTTGCGTAAAGAATTAAAGCTGTAG
- a CDS encoding TIGR00730 family Rossman fold protein, with the protein MRAEKHHKGWNEIKTNDSWAIFKIMGEFVNGFEKMSKIGPCVSVFGSARTKEDDPYYKLAVNVSKKIAESGYGVITGGGPGIMEAGNRGANLAGGTSVGLNIDLPFEQHDNPYIDSDKSLDFDYFFVRKVMFVKYSQGFVVMPGGFGTLDELFEAITLIQTHKIGKFPIILVGRDFWTGLMDWIKGTMLKAGNISPEDLNLIKIVDTEDEVVEIIDAFYKGHTLSPNF; encoded by the coding sequence ATGAGAGCAGAAAAACATCATAAAGGATGGAACGAAATTAAGACCAATGACTCTTGGGCCATATTCAAAATAATGGGAGAGTTTGTGAACGGTTTTGAAAAAATGAGCAAGATAGGGCCCTGTGTATCTGTTTTTGGTTCGGCAAGAACAAAGGAAGATGACCCCTACTACAAACTTGCGGTAAATGTTTCCAAAAAGATAGCAGAGTCTGGCTACGGTGTAATTACAGGTGGCGGTCCTGGTATTATGGAAGCTGGTAATCGTGGAGCAAACCTCGCTGGAGGTACTTCTGTAGGTTTGAATATAGACCTCCCTTTTGAGCAACATGACAATCCTTACATAGATTCCGACAAAAGTCTTGATTTTGACTACTTCTTTGTTAGAAAGGTAATGTTCGTGAAATACTCCCAAGGTTTTGTGGTGATGCCGGGTGGATTTGGCACCTTAGATGAACTTTTTGAGGCGATTACCTTAATACAAACCCATAAAATTGGAAAATTCCCCATTATTTTGGTAGGTCGCGATTTTTGGACAGGGCTTATGGATTGGATAAAGGGTACTATGCTTAAAGCTGGAAATATTAGTCCAGAAGATTTAAACCTCATTAAAATTGTGGACACAGAGGATGAGGTGGTGGAGATAATCGATGCTTTCTACAAAGGTCATACCCTAAGCCCAAATTTTTAG
- a CDS encoding metalloprotease, whose translation MGSSVVFAQYETKLTVNLNEYTKELDIKQEFVFYNNSNFSLGILYFNDWAHAYSNKNTGLAKRFAQEFKRSLHLAKKSERGYTTIVSAVDSEYVGLKWERTKELDILKVTLNKPLLPKESTRVYLTYSVKLPPNKYTPYGFDNKGEYYLKDWYLTPAVYDGKWHLYSNKNLEDLYTNITKTSIDFTYPDSLYLVSNLTESAVSKFPGGQHVQLRAKRQKNAEIILQPTKNFTTHVTSHFTVVTDISSPKYSPIGQAISISKVADFIHENLGDYPHKKLLVSDIDYDKDPLYGLNQLPSFIRPYEEQFQFEMMFLKTSLNSILKETMFLNPRKEQWLNSAIANYLMFAFVEKYYPDQKMLGKLARIWGVRSFNLAKMEFNDQYSFLYNLTARKNLDQALSTSNDSLIKFNQKIANKYKAGLGLAYLADYIGKEKVDESIKTFFKYYQLNKVKVLDFESILKRSTNKDINWFFKDYVSTDRKIDFKIKKVKKSEDSLSITIKNKEGTNVPISMFGLKKDSVISKYWFKDIAESKTFQVANNGEDKLVLNYDQKIPEFNQRDNWKSLGGFLSSNKKLHFTFFKDSENPYYNQVFYVPVVNFNIYDGWAPGLRLYNKTLLERPFVYDFAPSYSFREKAFVGYGKFSYRKYLSKSGLYVANYSLNGSTSHFNVNSRVISFTPSFSLGFRPADLISNKREFLSFRYINIFRDFAEGLQNDSFDPENPDYRVFNARYINRDNDILDYKSWFIDFQLANNFSKVSFEYEYRKLFENNRQLNLRFFAGKFLSNRTDSDFFSFALDRPTDYLFDYGYLGRSEDSGIYSQQIIIAEGGFKSFLDERYRFSNDWLATTNASFNLWRWIELYGDAGLVKNKGLPTKFVYDSGIRLNLVTDYFELYLPLHSNNGWEIAQPNYGERIRFIVTVDIKTITGLFTRQWF comes from the coding sequence ATGGGGAGTTCTGTAGTATTTGCGCAGTATGAAACCAAGCTTACGGTAAATCTGAACGAGTATACCAAGGAGTTGGACATTAAGCAAGAATTTGTTTTTTATAACAACTCTAACTTTTCATTAGGAATCCTGTATTTCAATGATTGGGCTCATGCGTACTCAAACAAAAATACAGGCCTGGCAAAACGCTTTGCCCAAGAGTTTAAAAGGAGTCTTCATTTAGCAAAAAAGAGTGAAAGAGGATACACTACCATTGTTAGCGCTGTGGATAGCGAATATGTGGGGCTAAAATGGGAGCGCACTAAAGAATTGGACATTTTAAAGGTCACCCTGAACAAACCCTTACTACCTAAAGAATCCACTAGGGTATATCTTACTTATAGCGTTAAACTACCTCCTAATAAATATACTCCATACGGGTTTGATAATAAGGGTGAATACTATCTAAAAGATTGGTATTTAACCCCAGCTGTCTATGATGGCAAATGGCACCTGTACTCCAATAAAAACTTAGAAGACCTATATACGAACATTACCAAAACATCAATAGATTTTACCTATCCGGACAGTTTATATCTAGTAAGTAATCTAACTGAAAGTGCCGTAAGTAAATTCCCGGGTGGCCAGCATGTGCAATTAAGGGCAAAACGGCAAAAAAATGCTGAAATCATTTTACAGCCTACGAAAAACTTTACAACGCATGTAACATCTCATTTTACGGTTGTCACAGATATATCATCTCCAAAATACAGCCCAATAGGCCAAGCTATATCCATAAGCAAAGTAGCGGATTTTATCCATGAGAATTTAGGGGATTATCCACATAAAAAACTATTGGTTAGTGATATTGACTATGACAAAGACCCACTCTATGGTCTAAATCAACTTCCTTCCTTTATAAGACCTTATGAAGAGCAATTTCAGTTTGAAATGATGTTCCTCAAAACTTCTTTAAACAGCATTCTAAAGGAAACTATGTTCTTGAACCCTAGAAAGGAACAATGGTTAAATAGTGCTATTGCCAATTATTTAATGTTCGCCTTTGTGGAAAAATACTATCCTGATCAGAAAATGCTCGGAAAATTAGCACGCATTTGGGGAGTAAGAAGTTTTAATTTGGCTAAAATGGAATTTAACGATCAATATTCCTTTCTTTATAATCTTACCGCTCGAAAAAATTTAGACCAGGCCTTAAGTACTTCTAACGACTCCCTCATTAAATTCAATCAGAAAATAGCCAATAAATATAAAGCTGGTTTAGGACTGGCCTATTTGGCGGACTATATAGGAAAAGAAAAGGTAGATGAAAGTATTAAAACCTTTTTTAAATACTATCAGCTCAACAAAGTTAAAGTGTTGGATTTTGAATCCATTTTAAAAAGATCAACCAATAAAGATATCAATTGGTTTTTCAAGGATTATGTTTCCACGGACCGCAAAATAGATTTCAAGATAAAGAAAGTCAAAAAATCTGAAGATTCTCTAAGCATTACCATTAAGAACAAAGAAGGTACCAACGTTCCTATTTCGATGTTCGGATTAAAGAAAGATTCTGTCATTTCCAAATACTGGTTTAAGGATATAGCAGAATCGAAAACGTTTCAGGTAGCCAATAATGGAGAAGATAAACTGGTGTTGAATTACGATCAAAAAATACCGGAATTCAATCAGAGGGATAATTGGAAATCTTTAGGAGGTTTTTTGTCAAGTAATAAAAAACTACATTTCACTTTCTTTAAAGATTCTGAAAACCCCTATTACAATCAAGTATTCTATGTTCCCGTTGTAAATTTTAATATTTATGACGGATGGGCACCTGGACTAAGATTGTATAATAAAACCCTATTGGAACGTCCTTTCGTATATGACTTTGCGCCCTCCTATTCATTTCGTGAAAAGGCTTTCGTAGGGTACGGTAAGTTCAGTTACCGTAAATATTTAAGCAAGAGTGGGCTTTACGTGGCCAATTACAGCCTAAACGGCTCTACCTCGCATTTTAATGTCAACTCAAGGGTCATTTCTTTTACCCCGTCCTTTAGTCTCGGCTTTAGACCCGCGGACCTCATATCCAATAAAAGAGAGTTTCTTTCCTTTAGGTACATCAATATTTTCAGGGATTTTGCAGAAGGCCTTCAGAATGATTCTTTTGACCCTGAAAATCCGGATTATCGTGTGTTTAACGCTAGGTATATTAACCGGGATAACGATATTTTGGATTATAAATCGTGGTTCATAGATTTCCAATTGGCCAATAACTTTAGTAAAGTTTCCTTTGAGTACGAGTACCGTAAATTATTCGAAAATAATAGACAGTTAAACCTGCGTTTTTTCGCTGGTAAGTTTTTAAGTAATAGAACAGACTCGGACTTCTTCAGCTTTGCCTTGGACAGACCCACAGATTATCTCTTTGATTACGGCTACTTGGGAAGATCGGAAGATTCAGGGATTTACAGTCAACAAATAATCATTGCAGAAGGAGGTTTCAAATCATTTTTAGATGAGCGTTACCGGTTTTCCAATGATTGGTTGGCAACGACGAATGCCAGTTTTAATCTCTGGAGATGGATAGAACTGTACGGTGATGCGGGACTGGTAAAGAATAAAGGACTTCCCACTAAATTTGTATATGATTCCGGTATCAGGCTTAATTTGGTTACCGATTATTTTGAACTATACCTCCCTCTCCACTCCAATAACGGCTGGGAAATTGCTCAGCCCAACTACGGAGAAAGAATCCGTTTTATAGTCACCGTGGATATTAAAACAATCACCGGACTATTCACCAGACAGTGGTTTTAA
- a CDS encoding thiamine pyrophosphate-dependent enzyme, with amino-acid sequence MDVSSKTSNDISFEDFKEQIISDYKIAFLSRSCSLLGRKEVLTGKAKFGIFGDGKELPQLAMAKSFRNGDFRSGYYRDQTFMMALGHLKAKDFFHGLYATTDMAKEPMSAGRQMGGHFLTYSLNDDGSWKDLTKQKNSSSDISCTAGQMPRLLGLAQASKVYRNVPGIDSSKFSVEGNEVAWGTIGNASTSEGMFWETINAAGVLQVPMVVSVWDDEYGISVPAKHHTTKEDISKILSGFQRDETHKGFEILKVKGWDYTALMHAYENASDIARQEHVPVLIHVTELTQPQGHSTSGSHERYKDDERLAWERDNDCNKRFKEWIIESGIASTEELDKLEKQIKREVREAKKEAWSEFLQENQTDKKRLVQLLDKVASKSPNKNFIVRLKNDLIAIEEPIKKDMAKAARKSLRYLIGETSTEKQALLKWTSDFLEEEQTKFSSHLYSEKENNATKIAGVAPRYAANNENVDGRVILRDNFDKLFEKYPNALVFGEDTGAIGDVNQGLEGLQEKYGALRIADTGIRETTIIGQGIGMALRGLRPIAEIQYLDYIFYALATLTDDLATLLYRTKGKQKAPLIVRTRGHRLEGIWHSGSEMGGLIHLLRGMYILAPRNMTQAAGFYNTLMKSDEPALVIESLNGYRLKEPKPDNLGEFCTPIGVIETMKQGTDITLVSYGSTLRIVEQAALELQEVGIDAEIIDAQTLLPFDINMDVVKSVAKTNRLLVIDEDVPGGCSAYILNEIVEKQGAYRFLDSAPQTLSAKAHRPAYGTDGDYFSKPNSEDIFEKVYAIMHEASPNDYPTLR; translated from the coding sequence ATGGACGTATCTTCCAAGACTAGCAATGATATCTCGTTTGAGGACTTCAAAGAGCAAATCATAAGCGATTATAAAATTGCTTTTCTCAGCAGGTCCTGCAGCTTACTTGGAAGGAAAGAAGTGTTAACGGGTAAAGCAAAGTTCGGAATCTTCGGCGACGGAAAGGAACTACCCCAATTGGCCATGGCCAAATCGTTCAGAAATGGTGACTTCAGAAGTGGCTATTACAGGGACCAGACTTTCATGATGGCCCTAGGTCATTTAAAGGCTAAAGATTTTTTTCACGGATTGTATGCCACTACGGATATGGCGAAGGAGCCCATGAGTGCAGGAAGGCAAATGGGAGGTCACTTTTTAACCTATAGTTTAAACGATGATGGAAGTTGGAAGGACTTGACCAAACAAAAGAACAGCAGTTCGGACATTTCATGTACTGCCGGACAAATGCCGCGCTTATTGGGACTGGCACAAGCTTCCAAAGTTTATAGGAATGTGCCCGGCATAGATTCGTCTAAATTTTCAGTGGAAGGAAATGAAGTGGCTTGGGGTACCATAGGAAACGCCAGTACTAGTGAAGGCATGTTCTGGGAAACCATAAACGCTGCAGGGGTGTTGCAAGTACCTATGGTCGTTAGTGTATGGGACGATGAATACGGCATATCCGTGCCAGCGAAACATCATACTACAAAAGAAGATATATCCAAAATACTATCAGGTTTCCAAAGAGATGAAACTCATAAAGGTTTTGAAATTCTTAAGGTAAAAGGCTGGGATTATACCGCCTTAATGCATGCCTATGAAAACGCGTCGGACATCGCAAGGCAAGAACACGTACCGGTATTGATTCACGTAACGGAGTTAACACAACCCCAAGGGCATTCTACCTCTGGTTCCCACGAACGTTACAAAGATGACGAAAGGTTGGCCTGGGAGCGGGACAATGATTGTAATAAAAGGTTCAAGGAGTGGATTATTGAGTCTGGCATAGCTTCCACTGAAGAACTAGACAAGCTTGAAAAACAGATAAAAAGAGAAGTAAGAGAGGCCAAAAAAGAAGCTTGGTCAGAATTTTTACAAGAAAATCAAACGGACAAAAAAAGGTTAGTACAGCTTTTGGATAAGGTGGCTTCCAAAAGTCCTAACAAAAATTTTATAGTTAGACTAAAGAACGATTTAATAGCGATTGAGGAGCCTATTAAAAAGGATATGGCCAAGGCCGCAAGAAAATCGTTACGATACTTAATAGGCGAAACCTCTACTGAGAAACAAGCACTATTGAAATGGACTTCAGATTTTTTGGAAGAAGAACAGACAAAGTTCAGCTCACATCTATACAGTGAAAAGGAGAATAATGCCACCAAGATAGCTGGTGTAGCGCCTCGTTATGCAGCGAACAATGAAAATGTAGATGGCAGAGTAATACTAAGGGATAATTTTGATAAACTATTCGAAAAATATCCAAATGCCCTTGTGTTTGGTGAGGATACAGGAGCTATTGGCGATGTTAATCAAGGACTAGAAGGTCTTCAGGAAAAGTATGGAGCTCTAAGAATTGCAGATACCGGTATTCGTGAAACCACTATAATAGGGCAAGGTATTGGTATGGCCCTAAGAGGTCTACGTCCCATTGCCGAAATACAATATTTGGATTATATCTTTTATGCGCTTGCCACCTTGACCGATGATTTGGCAACGCTGTTATACCGAACAAAAGGAAAGCAAAAAGCACCTTTAATCGTAAGGACCAGAGGACACCGCTTGGAAGGCATTTGGCACTCGGGTTCGGAAATGGGCGGTCTAATCCATTTATTAAGAGGAATGTACATTTTGGCACCTAGAAATATGACTCAGGCTGCCGGTTTTTACAATACTTTAATGAAGAGCGATGAACCTGCGTTAGTTATAGAAAGTTTAAACGGTTATCGTCTAAAGGAACCCAAACCTGATAATCTCGGTGAATTTTGCACGCCAATAGGAGTTATAGAGACCATGAAACAGGGTACGGACATTACATTAGTATCGTACGGGTCAACTTTGAGAATCGTAGAACAAGCGGCTTTAGAACTCCAAGAAGTTGGGATTGACGCCGAAATCATCGATGCACAAACCTTATTGCCTTTTGATATTAACATGGATGTTGTAAAAAGCGTAGCCAAAACCAATAGATTATTGGTAATAGACGAGGACGTTCCTGGCGGATGCTCCGCATATATCTTAAACGAAATCGTTGAAAAACAAGGTGCATACCGCTTTTTGGATAGTGCTCCGCAAACATTGAGCGCAAAAGCACATAGGCCGGCATATGGAACGGACGGAGATTATTTTTCAAAACCGAATTCAGAGGACATTTTCGAGAAGGTATATGCCATAATGCATGAAGCAAGCCCGAATGATTATCCAACACTACGATAA